The proteins below are encoded in one region of Kazachstania africana CBS 2517 chromosome 6, complete genome:
- the WHI4 gene encoding Whi4p (similar to Saccharomyces cerevisiae WHI4 (YDL224C) and WHI3 (YNL197C); ancestral locus Anc_2.52) — translation MSLIKEQKQPEATNLFNQPGFTSSSENASFNAVPNISPTLESANSVQYTNGSNLNRPNNDSVPLVNEHNSSPLNLSSVLHNLSISGIDINDDDDMVSNEEEKLISHGPYLLKISHIPEDITLRECHSIFALATGILNVELSKTSGSDNTSVIIAKFDNLVIVSQYASILSTKCDIFGPGSDSACIIEVIDEITNKPIDYRGIVPKQHNYLLSSDVRLLPVFGSSPDSNSNKPASNRKNSMIFPKSRFSFSDPFTNDPYFAPSQQESIGQNNSSNTTINNNSSNDINNTNTNSSMPATSKTLFTMESDNNEDIWNPITTQPVSATLNEFPQSSTPVFEWGPLDVRKNSILFNSVMNHNSTTSDIMPQSANGNIGHSTVSESASSVGPLASQSSYSAMQQYLPPTSLNNYMRASDSASVTSSKDSSNILMAGSNYPQQMQYPPQISNANTIASQSSSIQLGQQSLKPDASYRSLISTPFSQQYNTPAAMGINSSLGNNGVLNNISNVNVENPNSEKKRPNVSNAANVKNESAISQADLSLLAKIPPPANPADQNPPCNTLYVGNLPPDATEQELRQLFSSQEGFRRLSFKNKSIPGHGHGHGPMCFVEFDDVSFSTRALAKLYGSQLPRSTINSKGGIRLSFSKNPLGVRGPQARRSANNSNSSVGISTANSNTYMSSYNKL, via the coding sequence ATGTCCCTAataaaagaacaaaaacaaCCAGAGGCTACTAATCTGTTCAACCAGCCTGGTTTCACATCAAGCTCAGAAAATGCATCCTTTAATGCAGTGCCAAACATCTCACCGACATTGGAAAGCGCGAATTCCGTTCAATATACCAACGGCAGCAACTTAAATAGGCCAAATAATGATTCTGTGCCGCTTGTCAATGAACATAATTCCTCTCCTTTAAATCTATCATCAGTACTTCACAATTTGTCTATCAGTGGCATTGAtataaatgatgatgatgatatggtatcaaatgaagaggaaaagCTTATTTCACATGGTCCATATTTGTTAAAAATTAGTCACATCCCAGAAGATATTACTCTTAGAGAGTGTCATTCGATATTTGCCTTGGCAACTGGTATACTGAATGTGGAACTTAGTAAAACTTCAGGCTCTGATAATACTTCGGTTATAATTGCCAAGTTTGATAACTTAGTAATTGTTTCACAATATGCCTCTATATTAAGTACCAAGTGTGATATATTTGGTCCAGGTAGTGACTCAGCTTGTATAATTGAAgttattgatgaaattacaAACAAACCCATTGATTACAGGGGGATTGTGCCTAAACAACATAATTACTTACTTTCGAGTGATGTACGACTGTTGCCAGTTTTCGGTTCTTCCCCAGATTCTAATTCTAACAAGCCAGCTTCTAATAGGAAAAATTCGATGATTTTCCCAAAATCAAGGTTTTCCTTCAGTGATCCATTTACCAATGATCCTTACTTTGCTCCTTCCCAACAAGAAAGCATAGGTCAAAATAATAGTTCTAACACTACTATCAACAATAACAGTAGTAACGatattaataatactaaCACTAATAGTAGTATGCCAGCTACAAGCAAGACTCTTTTCACAATGGAAAGTgacaataatgaagatatttggAATCCTATAACTACGCAACCTGTTAGTGCCacattaaatgaatttcCTCAGTCTTCTACTCCAGTATTTGAATGGGGTCCACTCGATGTTAGAAAAAACAGCATTCTTTTTAATTCGGTTATGAATCATAACAGCACCACTTCTGATATAATGCCTCAAAGTGCTAATGGGAATATAGGACATTCGACCGTCTCAGAAAGTGCTAGCTCGGTTGGTCCATTGGCATCACAAAGCTCTTATAGTGCCATGCAACAGTATCTCCCACCTACTTCGTTAAACAACTATATGAGAGCTTCTGATTCTGCATCTGTTACATCATCAAAAGATTCTTCCAATATATTGATGGCAGGTTCCAATTATCCACAGCAAATGCAATATCCTCCTCAAATCTCGAATGCAAACACCATAGCATCTCAAAGCAGTTCGATTCAGTTGGGACAACAATCATTAAAGCCGGACGCATCCTACAGAAGTTTGATTAGTACACCTTTCTCACAGCAATATAATACTCCTGCTGCAATGGGTATAAACTCATCGTTAGGTAATAATGGAGTGCTAAATAACATTTCAAATGTCAACGTCGAAAACCCTAATTCCGAGAAGAAGAGGCCAAATGTTAGTAATGCAGCCAATGTTAAAAACGAGTCAGCAATATCACAAGCtgatttatcattattagcTAAAATTCCACCCCCAGCCAATCCTGCTGATCAAAATCCACCTTGTAACACTTTGTATGTTGGTAATCTACCTCCTGACGCGACAGAACAGGAATTAAGGCAGCTATTTTCTAGCCAAGAAGGTTTTAGAAGATTGTCATTCAAAAACAAGAGCATTCCTGGACATGGTCATGGTCATGGGCCAATGTGTTTTGTTGAATTCGATGACGTCAGTTTTTCCACTAGAGCTCTAGCAAAATTATATGGTAGCCAATTACCTCGTTCTACAATCAATAGCAAAGGAGGGATCAGATtgagtttttcaaagaatccTTTAGGAGTTAGAGGCCCTCAAGCTAGGAGAAGTGCAAACAATAGTAATTCAAGTGTTGGTATCAGCACAGCAAATTCCAATACATATATGTCTAGTTATAATAAGTTGTAA